A window of Agrobacterium tumefaciens contains these coding sequences:
- the cobS gene encoding cobaltochelatase subunit CobS — protein sequence MSKIDLDISNLPDTTVSVREVFGIDTDLRVPAYSQGDAYVPDLDPDYLFDRDTTLAILAGFAHNRRVMVSGFHGTGKSTHIEQVAARLNWPCVRVNLDSHVSRIDLVGKDAIVLKDGKQVTEFKDGILPWAYQHNVALVFDEYDAGRPDVMFVIQRVLESSGRLTLLDQSRVIRPHPAFRIFATANTVGLGDTTGLYHGTQQINQAQMDRWSIVTTLNYLPHEQEVNIIAAKVKSFDNPKGRETVSKMVRVADLTRSAFINGDLSTVMSPRTVITWAENAEIFGDLAFAFRVTFLNKCDELERTLVAEQYQRAFGVELKESAANIVLSA from the coding sequence ATGAGCAAAATCGACCTTGATATTTCCAACCTGCCCGACACGACAGTGTCCGTGCGGGAGGTTTTCGGCATTGATACGGATCTGCGGGTTCCCGCCTATTCCCAGGGCGACGCCTATGTACCGGACCTCGATCCCGACTATCTTTTCGACCGCGACACGACGCTCGCGATCCTTGCCGGTTTTGCTCACAACCGACGTGTCATGGTCTCCGGCTTCCACGGCACGGGTAAATCCACCCATATCGAGCAGGTGGCTGCGCGCCTCAACTGGCCCTGCGTTCGCGTCAACCTCGACAGCCATGTCAGCCGTATCGATCTCGTCGGCAAGGACGCCATCGTGCTTAAAGACGGCAAGCAGGTCACCGAATTCAAGGACGGCATCCTGCCCTGGGCCTACCAGCACAATGTCGCGCTCGTCTTCGATGAATACGACGCTGGTCGCCCGGACGTGATGTTCGTTATCCAGCGCGTGCTGGAATCTTCCGGCCGCCTGACCCTGCTCGACCAGAGCCGCGTTATCCGTCCTCACCCCGCCTTCCGCATCTTCGCGACCGCCAACACGGTGGGCCTTGGTGATACGACCGGCCTTTACCACGGCACGCAGCAGATCAACCAGGCGCAGATGGACCGCTGGTCCATCGTCACCACGCTGAACTACCTGCCGCATGAGCAGGAAGTGAACATCATCGCCGCCAAGGTGAAGAGCTTCGACAATCCAAAGGGGCGCGAAACCGTATCCAAGATGGTGCGCGTCGCCGATCTAACCCGTTCTGCCTTCATCAATGGCGACCTTTCCACCGTCATGAGCCCGCGTACCGTCATCACCTGGGCTGAGAATGCGGAAATCTTCGGCGATCTCGCCTTTGCCTTCCGCGTGACCTTCCTCAACAAGTGTGACGAGCTGGAGCGCACGCTGGTGGCCGAACAGTATCAGCGCGCTTTCGGCGTCGAGCTTAAGGAAAGCGCCGCGAACATCGTTCTGAGCGCCTGA
- a CDS encoding J domain-containing protein, producing MKLDSKYFDRIRTRRKREREPEVQAPVCQWDGCDKPGVHRAPVGRNAEGQFFLFCFEHVKEYNKGYNYFSGLSDSEIARYQKEAITGHRPTWTVGVNKTARDSPLHSTLRSGSASGNARIRDPFGFTGGFAGGGRAGGTRMQQDRKLKTLEAKAFDTLGLAASAKQEDIKRRYKELVKKHHPDANGGDRGSEERFRAVVQAYQLLKQSGFC from the coding sequence ATGAAACTGGATTCGAAATATTTCGATCGCATCCGCACGCGCCGGAAAAGGGAGCGGGAACCTGAGGTTCAGGCCCCTGTCTGCCAGTGGGACGGATGCGACAAGCCGGGCGTTCACCGGGCACCCGTCGGCCGCAATGCCGAGGGGCAATTCTTCCTGTTCTGTTTTGAACACGTGAAGGAATATAATAAAGGCTATAACTATTTTTCGGGCCTTTCCGACAGCGAGATCGCTCGTTACCAGAAGGAAGCGATCACAGGCCATCGCCCCACCTGGACGGTGGGCGTCAACAAGACTGCGCGTGACAGCCCGCTGCATTCCACGCTGCGCTCCGGTTCGGCCAGCGGCAATGCGCGTATTCGCGATCCTTTCGGCTTTACCGGCGGTTTTGCCGGCGGCGGGCGGGCAGGCGGCACCCGCATGCAGCAGGACCGCAAGCTCAAGACGCTGGAGGCAAAAGCCTTCGATACCCTCGGCCTTGCGGCCAGCGCAAAGCAGGAAGACATAAAAAGGCGCTATAAGGAGCTTGTCAAAAAGCACCATCCTGATGCTAATGGTGGCGATCGTGGTTCGGAAGAGCGTTTTCGGGCTGTTGTTCAAGCATATCAATTGTTAAAGCAGTCAGGTTTCTGCTAA
- a CDS encoding BolA family protein: MSLRERIETKLRESFSPERLRVVDESQMHAGHQPDITGTGETHMRVQIVSESFSGKSRIERHRAINALLKPELDAGLHALAIEAAAPGEAVRF, translated from the coding sequence ATGTCTCTGCGAGAGCGCATAGAAACCAAGCTTCGGGAAAGCTTTTCACCGGAGCGCCTGAGGGTCGTCGATGAAAGCCAGATGCATGCGGGCCACCAGCCCGATATCACAGGTACCGGCGAAACGCATATGCGTGTCCAGATAGTGTCGGAGAGCTTTTCCGGCAAGTCCCGCATCGAACGGCACCGGGCAATCAACGCGCTTTTGAAGCCGGAACTCGACGCTGGGCTGCATGCGCTCGCGATCGAGGCAGCTGCGCCCGGGGAAGCGGTGAGGTTCTAG
- the aroB gene encoding 3-dehydroquinate synthase, whose amino-acid sequence MTPSEIHADERLVHVPLGERAYDILIGAGLIGRAGGEISARLKGKRAAIVTDEHVAPLYLEGLMDGLQTDGIEAVSLTLPAGEKTKSFEHLMTVCDAVLAARVERNDAVIALGGGVIGDLAGFAAGIVRRGVRFVQIPTSLLSQVDSSVGGKTGINSRHGKNLLGVFHQPDLVLADTAVLDTLSPREFRAGYAEVVKYGLIDKPDFFFWLEKNWDEIRTGGPARIQAIATSCQAKADVVVADEKENGVRALLNLGHTFGHALEAATNYDSTRLVHGEGVAIGMVLAHQFSARLNLASPDDAARVEAHLKAVGLPTTMKDIPGELPPVETLMAAIAQDKKVKGGKLTFILTHGIGQSFVADDVAASEVQSFLSEKHPG is encoded by the coding sequence ATGACGCCTTCCGAAATCCATGCCGATGAACGTCTCGTCCACGTGCCGCTTGGCGAGCGCGCGTATGACATTCTGATCGGGGCGGGATTGATCGGCAGGGCAGGCGGTGAAATCTCGGCACGGCTTAAGGGTAAACGCGCGGCGATCGTCACGGACGAGCATGTCGCGCCGCTTTATCTCGAAGGTCTCATGGACGGATTGCAGACGGATGGCATCGAGGCCGTCTCGCTGACCCTGCCGGCAGGTGAAAAGACCAAGAGCTTCGAGCATCTCATGACGGTCTGCGATGCAGTTCTCGCTGCACGCGTGGAGCGCAACGATGCGGTGATCGCGCTGGGCGGCGGCGTGATCGGCGATCTCGCTGGTTTTGCGGCAGGCATTGTGCGCCGCGGCGTCCGCTTCGTGCAGATACCGACCTCGCTTCTGTCGCAGGTCGATTCCTCCGTCGGTGGCAAGACCGGCATCAACAGCCGCCACGGCAAGAACCTTCTCGGTGTTTTTCACCAGCCTGATCTGGTCCTGGCCGATACGGCGGTGCTCGATACGCTCAGTCCGCGCGAGTTCCGCGCCGGCTACGCCGAAGTCGTCAAGTACGGTCTGATCGACAAGCCGGATTTCTTCTTCTGGCTGGAAAAGAACTGGGACGAAATCCGCACCGGCGGCCCCGCTCGCATTCAGGCGATTGCGACGAGTTGCCAGGCGAAGGCAGATGTTGTCGTGGCCGACGAGAAGGAAAATGGCGTGCGCGCCCTTCTGAATCTCGGCCATACCTTCGGTCACGCGCTGGAAGCGGCAACCAATTACGATAGCACGCGGCTGGTGCACGGCGAAGGCGTCGCCATCGGCATGGTGCTGGCCCACCAGTTCTCCGCTCGCCTCAACCTCGCCAGCCCTGACGATGCCGCGCGCGTCGAGGCGCATCTGAAGGCTGTCGGGTTGCCAACGACAATGAAGGATATTCCCGGCGAATTGCCGCCGGTCGAGACGCTGATGGCGGCGATCGCGCAGGATAAAAAGGTCAAGGGCGGCAAGCTCACCTTCATCCTCACCCACGGCATTGGCCAGTCCTTCGTGGCGGATGATGTGGCGGCGTCCGAGGTGCAGTCATTCCTGTCGGAGAAGCATCCGGGGTGA
- a CDS encoding shikimate kinase, translating to MNETNLSVPATLGEQARARLGRRNIVFVGLMGAGKSAVGRMVAQQLRVPFIDTDVEIERVSRMTISELFATYGEEEFRALETRVIKRLLRGGPKVVSTGGGAFINDNTRAHIRRGGISLWLKADLEVLWERVNKRDHRPLLKTENPKATLAALMEKRYPIYAEADITIESRDVRKEIIATEVLTAIAGFKQKD from the coding sequence ATGAATGAAACGAATTTATCCGTCCCGGCCACACTCGGGGAGCAAGCGCGGGCAAGGCTCGGACGGCGAAACATCGTCTTCGTCGGGCTGATGGGGGCTGGAAAATCGGCAGTGGGCCGCATGGTCGCCCAGCAGCTCAGGGTTCCTTTCATTGATACGGATGTCGAGATCGAGCGCGTGTCGCGCATGACGATTTCGGAGCTTTTTGCCACCTATGGGGAAGAGGAATTCCGGGCGCTGGAAACGCGGGTCATCAAGCGCCTGCTGCGTGGCGGTCCCAAGGTCGTCTCGACGGGCGGCGGCGCCTTCATCAACGACAATACCCGCGCTCATATCAGGCGGGGCGGCATTTCGCTGTGGCTGAAAGCCGATCTTGAGGTTCTGTGGGAGAGGGTCAACAAGCGTGACCATCGCCCGTTACTGAAGACGGAAAACCCCAAGGCTACGCTCGCTGCCCTGATGGAGAAGCGCTATCCGATCTATGCGGAGGCCGACATCACCATTGAATCTCGTGATGTTCGCAAGGAAATCATCGCTACCGAAGTGCTGACGGCTATTGCCGGCTTTAAACAGAAAGACTGA
- the xerD gene encoding site-specific tyrosine recombinase XerD, with the protein MSERQLAGRDGARLESFLEMMSAERGAATNTLASYERDLTDLREFLGGRGQSLTEAQTPDLSAYLTHLSAQGFAATSQARRLSSMRQFYRFLYSEGLRSDDPTGIIDAPKRGLALPKTMSVADVNRLLGLAAQEAATEGPGQLARIRMHLLLELLYATGMRVSELVSLPVKVLRQEGRFLMIRGKGNKDRMVLLSRAAIEAMEKYEAARKALLRENGKAPKKADVADSPWLFPSNSKEGHLPRQVFARDLKEIAMRAGLSPSAVSPHVLRHAFASHLLQNGADLRAVQELLGHSDISTTQIYTHVLEERLQELVQTHHPLAKQGKNLD; encoded by the coding sequence ATGAGCGAACGCCAGTTGGCAGGGCGCGACGGCGCGCGGCTTGAAAGCTTTCTGGAAATGATGAGCGCCGAGCGGGGTGCCGCCACCAACACGCTCGCATCCTACGAGCGTGACTTGACGGATCTTCGGGAATTTCTTGGTGGTCGCGGCCAATCTCTGACAGAGGCCCAGACGCCTGATCTCTCCGCTTATCTGACCCACCTGTCCGCCCAAGGTTTTGCCGCGACCTCCCAGGCGCGCCGCTTGTCATCCATGCGGCAATTCTATCGCTTCCTCTATTCGGAAGGACTGCGCAGCGACGACCCGACCGGGATCATCGATGCGCCCAAGAGGGGCCTTGCCCTGCCGAAGACGATGAGCGTCGCAGACGTGAACAGGCTTCTGGGCCTTGCGGCGCAAGAGGCAGCAACGGAGGGTCCCGGCCAGCTCGCCCGCATCCGCATGCATCTGCTTCTCGAACTGCTTTATGCAACCGGCATGCGTGTCAGCGAACTGGTTTCTCTGCCGGTCAAGGTGCTGCGTCAGGAAGGGCGTTTCCTGATGATCCGCGGCAAGGGCAACAAGGACAGGATGGTTCTTCTTTCCCGAGCGGCGATCGAGGCGATGGAAAAATACGAGGCTGCCCGAAAGGCGCTGTTACGCGAAAACGGCAAGGCGCCGAAAAAGGCGGACGTTGCGGACAGCCCGTGGCTCTTCCCGTCCAACAGCAAAGAAGGCCACTTGCCCCGCCAAGTCTTCGCCCGTGACCTCAAGGAGATCGCCATGCGGGCCGGCCTTTCTCCTTCTGCAGTGTCGCCGCACGTGTTGCGTCATGCCTTTGCAAGCCACCTCTTGCAGAACGGTGCGGATCTGCGTGCGGTGCAGGAACTGCTCGGCCATTCCGACATTTCCACGACACAAATCTATACACATGTATTGGAAGAACGGCTGCAAGAGCTGGTACAAACACATCACCCCCTTGCCAAACAGGGCAAAAACCTTGATTAG
- a CDS encoding acetyl-CoA carboxylase carboxyltransferase subunit alpha → MHNYLDFEKPISDLEGKIIELKKLADEDESIDTSEEINRLESRVNDAMQDIYSKLNAWQKTQVARHPQRPHFVDYAKALFTDFTPLAGDRKFSEDAAIQAGLARFNGQPVAIIGQEKGNDTKSRLKHNFGSPRPEGYRKAIRVLELADRFSLPVVTLIDTAGAYPGVGAEERGQAEAIARSTEMCLNVKVPIVSVVIGEGGSGGAIAIATGNRVYMLEHAIYSVISPEGAASILWRDSTRAKEAATNMKITSEDLKSLGVIDGIIPEPIGGAHRAPETVINATGDVIARALADLSQRSGTQLRAERRQKFLDIGRNL, encoded by the coding sequence ATGCACAATTATCTCGACTTCGAAAAACCTATCTCGGACCTTGAAGGCAAGATCATCGAGCTGAAGAAGCTTGCCGATGAAGACGAGAGCATAGACACCTCGGAGGAGATCAACCGCCTGGAATCGCGCGTCAACGACGCGATGCAGGACATCTATTCCAAGCTGAACGCCTGGCAGAAAACGCAGGTCGCGCGCCATCCGCAGCGCCCGCATTTCGTCGATTACGCCAAGGCGCTGTTCACGGATTTCACGCCACTTGCCGGCGACCGCAAATTTTCCGAAGACGCCGCCATTCAGGCCGGTCTTGCCCGTTTCAACGGACAGCCCGTCGCCATCATCGGCCAGGAAAAGGGCAATGACACCAAGAGCCGCCTGAAGCACAATTTCGGCAGCCCGCGCCCGGAAGGTTACCGCAAGGCGATCCGCGTTCTCGAACTGGCCGACCGCTTCTCGCTGCCGGTCGTCACGCTCATCGATACGGCCGGCGCTTATCCCGGCGTCGGCGCTGAAGAGCGCGGTCAGGCCGAAGCCATCGCCCGCTCGACGGAAATGTGCCTGAACGTGAAGGTGCCGATCGTCTCCGTCGTCATCGGTGAAGGCGGCTCGGGCGGCGCGATCGCGATCGCTACAGGCAACCGCGTCTACATGCTTGAACATGCGATCTATTCGGTGATCTCGCCGGAAGGCGCCGCTTCCATCCTCTGGCGCGATTCGACCCGCGCCAAGGAAGCCGCGACCAACATGAAGATCACCTCGGAAGATCTGAAATCGCTGGGCGTCATCGACGGGATCATTCCGGAACCGATCGGTGGCGCGCACCGGGCTCCCGAAACCGTCATCAACGCGACGGGTGACGTTATCGCCAGGGCTCTGGCCGACCTTTCCCAGCGCTCGGGCACGCAGCTGCGGGCCGAACGCCGCCAGAAATTCCTGGATATCGGCCGTAACCTCTAG
- a CDS encoding L,D-transpeptidase family protein: protein MRLTHFALLACTALVLAGCNDTLETVERDVSHIKNKVDYPLSPSILAEIDKKGMDRTSPIMIRIFKEEGALEIWKAKRDNRFDKIAEYQICAWSGKLGPKVKEGDRQAPEGFYNLTPAHLNPNSKYYLAINTGFPNRYDAANGRNGTNLMIHGACSSSGCYSMTDAQILEIYGFARDAFKGGQKTVQLQAFPFRMTAENMARHRKSEHLEFWKMLKVGYDNFEVTKRPPEVNVCEKKYVFNQQTEGGSFNASAQCPPMSTPPALVSALSSYEKTYDLAYEKAMKKYEGMAWYDPSEAERKALVAEKRKGREPAYAPTGSALKAGKLMKETEYAALMEKKAQQVTSSSPATTATASALRGPRPSATQPATAPQSNPAPATPTMVASATPAAAGQTGASAQSVPVPAMNPLAYSGAPAPEAPEKKPFWKFWAKE, encoded by the coding sequence ATGCGTTTGACACATTTTGCACTTCTTGCCTGTACCGCGCTCGTTCTTGCCGGATGCAACGACACGCTCGAAACCGTCGAGCGGGATGTGTCGCACATCAAGAACAAGGTCGATTACCCACTGTCTCCGTCCATTCTGGCCGAGATCGACAAGAAGGGCATGGACCGCACATCGCCGATCATGATCCGCATCTTCAAGGAAGAAGGTGCGCTCGAAATCTGGAAGGCCAAGCGCGACAACCGTTTTGACAAGATTGCCGAATACCAAATCTGTGCATGGTCTGGAAAACTCGGCCCCAAGGTAAAAGAAGGCGACCGGCAGGCGCCCGAAGGTTTCTACAACCTCACCCCCGCGCATCTGAACCCGAATTCGAAATATTATCTCGCCATCAATACCGGCTTCCCGAACCGCTACGACGCTGCCAATGGCCGCAACGGCACCAATTTGATGATCCACGGCGCCTGCTCATCGTCAGGCTGCTATTCGATGACGGATGCGCAGATTCTGGAAATCTACGGTTTTGCCCGCGATGCCTTCAAGGGCGGCCAGAAGACGGTTCAGCTGCAGGCATTTCCTTTCCGCATGACGGCGGAAAACATGGCCCGTCATCGCAAGAGCGAGCACCTCGAATTCTGGAAGATGCTGAAGGTCGGCTACGACAATTTCGAAGTCACCAAACGTCCGCCCGAAGTGAATGTCTGCGAGAAGAAATACGTCTTCAACCAGCAAACCGAAGGCGGCAGCTTCAACGCATCGGCCCAGTGCCCGCCAATGAGCACACCGCCCGCGCTCGTGAGCGCGCTTTCGAGCTATGAGAAGACCTACGATCTCGCCTATGAAAAGGCGATGAAGAAATATGAAGGCATGGCTTGGTACGACCCGAGCGAAGCCGAGCGCAAGGCGCTGGTGGCGGAAAAGCGCAAAGGCCGCGAACCCGCCTATGCCCCGACCGGCTCGGCGCTGAAGGCCGGCAAGTTGATGAAGGAAACGGAATATGCCGCGCTGATGGAGAAGAAGGCGCAGCAGGTGACGTCGTCTTCGCCAGCGACCACCGCAACCGCCTCGGCGCTGCGTGGCCCTCGTCCTTCCGCTACCCAACCGGCCACGGCGCCGCAATCGAATCCCGCCCCAGCTACCCCGACAATGGTTGCCTCGGCTACGCCTGCAGCAGCCGGCCAGACTGGCGCTTCTGCCCAGAGCGTTCCGGTGCCAGCCATGAACCCACTTGCCTATTCCGGTGCCCCGGCGCCGGAAGCACCCGAAAAGAAGCCGTTCTGGAAGTTCTGGGCCAAGGAATGA
- a CDS encoding sulfurtransferase TusA family protein, whose amino-acid sequence MTATNDIVYDLRGLKCPLPVLRSRKKLATLKTGDVLTVETTDPLAVIDIAHMCNEDGHRLVETTALDKGHRFRIVKGGQDAF is encoded by the coding sequence ATGACCGCGACGAACGATATCGTCTATGATTTGAGGGGGCTTAAATGCCCCCTTCCGGTTTTGAGAAGCCGCAAGAAGCTCGCAACGCTGAAAACGGGGGATGTTCTCACCGTCGAGACGACCGATCCTTTGGCGGTGATCGATATTGCGCATATGTGCAATGAGGATGGGCATCGTCTGGTGGAGACGACGGCGCTGGATAAGGGCCATCGGTTTCGGATTGTGAAGGGCGGGCAGGACGCCTTTTGA
- a CDS encoding CobW family GTP-binding protein, producing the protein MSRDRIPVSIITGFLGAGKSTLLNRLLKDPDMSDAAIIINEFGDVSIDHMLVESAGEGIIELAEGCLCCTVRGELVDTLAELMDGIQTGKLKPVKRVVIETTGLADPAPVMQSVMGNPVIAQNFVLVGMVTVVDAVNGLSTLDNHQEAVKQVAVADRLVVTKRALAGDAAIAALTTRLQALNPRAIIEDGDKTDWSAAGLLDNGLYDAGSKTADVSRWLGEEALHDHHHHDHAHDHHHHHHDHDDHHHGHDVNRHDASIRSFSIIHDEPISPMAIDMFVDLLRSAHGEKLLRMKAIVKLTDNPGRPLVLHGVQTIFHAPERLSAWPDPADQRTRMVLITKDLPEAFVKDLFAAFASAPGIDRPDGQALTDNPLAISGFRF; encoded by the coding sequence ATGTCTCGCGATCGTATCCCGGTCTCCATTATCACCGGATTTCTCGGCGCCGGAAAATCGACTCTGCTCAATCGGCTCCTCAAGGACCCTGACATGAGCGACGCGGCGATCATCATCAATGAATTCGGCGATGTCAGCATCGATCACATGCTGGTCGAGAGCGCGGGCGAGGGCATCATAGAACTGGCGGAAGGATGCCTTTGCTGCACCGTGCGCGGTGAGCTGGTGGACACGCTGGCGGAACTGATGGACGGTATCCAGACCGGCAAGCTGAAACCGGTGAAGCGTGTGGTCATCGAAACGACCGGCCTTGCCGATCCTGCTCCCGTCATGCAGTCGGTCATGGGTAACCCGGTCATTGCGCAAAATTTCGTGCTTGTCGGCATGGTCACTGTGGTGGATGCCGTGAATGGCCTCTCCACGCTCGACAATCATCAGGAAGCTGTAAAACAGGTGGCTGTGGCCGACCGTCTCGTGGTGACCAAACGAGCGCTGGCCGGTGACGCCGCGATTGCGGCATTGACGACCCGCCTACAGGCGCTCAATCCGCGCGCGATAATCGAGGACGGCGACAAAACCGACTGGAGCGCAGCTGGTCTGCTCGATAATGGCCTTTACGATGCCGGCAGCAAGACCGCCGATGTTAGCCGTTGGCTAGGCGAAGAGGCGCTGCACGATCACCACCACCATGATCATGCCCACGATCATCATCATCATCATCATGACCACGATGATCACCATCATGGCCACGACGTGAACCGCCACGATGCATCCATTCGTTCCTTTTCCATCATTCACGACGAGCCGATAAGCCCAATGGCCATCGACATGTTCGTGGATTTGCTGCGCTCGGCGCATGGTGAAAAGCTTCTGCGCATGAAGGCGATTGTGAAGCTCACGGACAATCCGGGCAGGCCATTGGTGCTCCATGGCGTGCAGACGATTTTTCACGCGCCGGAGCGTCTTTCCGCCTGGCCGGACCCCGCCGATCAGCGCACGCGCATGGTGCTGATTACGAAGGATTTGCCGGAGGCTTTCGTCAAGGACCTCTTCGCTGCCTTTGCCAGCGCTCCGGGTATCGATCGCCCCGACGGGCAGGCGCTGACGGATAATCCTTTGGCGATATCGGGCTTCCGGTTTTAG
- a CDS encoding D-alanyl-D-alanine carboxypeptidase family protein: protein MPQTFKSPTAARRLSAAIAIITAGVVAAAPVANANPKMVIDVKTGKVISHQEAFRKWYPASLTKLMTAYIAFSQMKAGKISPQTEVVMSKKAADQPASKMYFKPGQKLTMDSALKLLLIKSANDIAVAIAETIGGTTDNFVAQMNAQAQRLGMNSTHYVNPNGLPGKGQYTTARDLALLALIIKREFPEYAHYFSLEGVTTGKKNYANFNMLVGRFDGADGMKTGFICASGFNQVASAVRNGRSIITVVLGADSLAGRTDQSADLLQMGLTSPSGQGVSLASLAPYGDTAEVNDISAEICNPKAAKIRSEGRDEAGRMVIHSPYVQEMTRPPEYSFAGLIPGSETVAVNAPKGAAAKGQLANVPIPIPRPTF from the coding sequence TTGCCACAGACTTTCAAATCGCCAACCGCCGCCCGCCGGCTTTCCGCAGCCATTGCCATCATCACCGCAGGCGTCGTCGCTGCTGCCCCTGTGGCCAATGCCAATCCGAAAATGGTGATCGATGTCAAAACCGGTAAGGTGATCTCGCATCAGGAAGCCTTCCGCAAATGGTATCCTGCGTCGCTGACCAAGTTGATGACCGCCTATATCGCATTCTCGCAGATGAAGGCCGGCAAGATCAGCCCGCAGACCGAAGTGGTGATGAGCAAGAAGGCCGCCGACCAGCCCGCCTCCAAGATGTATTTCAAGCCTGGCCAGAAGCTGACGATGGACAGCGCGCTCAAGCTGCTGCTGATCAAGTCTGCCAACGACATTGCGGTTGCGATTGCCGAGACCATCGGCGGCACCACGGATAATTTCGTAGCGCAGATGAATGCGCAGGCGCAGCGCCTCGGCATGAATTCCACGCATTACGTGAACCCCAACGGCCTGCCAGGCAAAGGCCAGTACACGACGGCCCGCGACCTGGCGCTGCTGGCCCTGATCATCAAACGCGAATTCCCCGAATATGCCCATTATTTCTCGCTTGAGGGCGTTACCACGGGCAAGAAGAATTACGCCAATTTCAACATGCTCGTCGGTCGCTTCGATGGTGCCGATGGCATGAAGACCGGCTTTATCTGCGCTTCCGGGTTCAACCAGGTGGCATCGGCCGTGCGCAACGGCCGCTCCATCATCACCGTGGTGCTGGGGGCCGATAGTCTGGCGGGTCGAACCGATCAGTCGGCCGATCTTTTGCAGATGGGCCTGACGTCTCCTTCCGGTCAGGGTGTTTCGCTTGCCTCGCTTGCCCCCTATGGTGATACCGCCGAGGTCAACGATATCAGCGCCGAAATCTGCAACCCGAAGGCGGCCAAAATCCGCAGTGAGGGACGCGACGAAGCAGGCCGCATGGTCATCCATTCGCCCTATGTGCAGGAAATGACCCGCCCGCCGGAATATTCCTTCGCCGGTCTTATACCGGGCAGCGAGACGGTCGCGGTTAATGCGCCCAAAGGCGCGGCCGCAAAGGGGCAGTTGGCGAACGTCCCGATCCCGATCCCACGGCCCACATTCTGA
- a CDS encoding M20 aminoacylase family protein, translated as MPILNRAAELQQEVSEWRHHLHENPEILYDVDNTAAFVAEKLKSFGVDEIVTGIGRTGVVGIIRGNLPGNRTIGFRADMDALPIVEETGKAWASKTPGAMHACGHDGHTAMLLGAAKYLTETRNFAGSIAVIFQPAEEGGAGALAMVEDGLMDRFGINEVYGMHNMPGIPLGAFAIRKGGIMAAPDKFSITVKGRGGHAAQPHRTIDPITIGAQIVGNLQMIASRNADPIRSVVVSVTRFHAGSSHNIIPNEAVIAGTVRSLDETVRDLAQERIKQMAEGIALANGAEADVLYERYCPVTFNHSEETDHAIAVARDVAGERNVDPDVDPSMAGEDFSFMLKERPGCFIFIGNGDSAGLHNPGYDFNDDAIAYGISYWVKLAEQRLAA; from the coding sequence ATGCCGATTTTGAACAGAGCCGCCGAACTCCAGCAGGAAGTCAGCGAATGGCGGCATCACCTGCATGAAAATCCCGAGATTTTGTATGACGTCGACAACACCGCGGCCTTTGTTGCGGAGAAGCTGAAGTCCTTTGGCGTTGACGAAATCGTGACCGGGATCGGGCGCACAGGTGTGGTCGGAATCATCAGGGGCAATCTTCCAGGCAACCGCACGATCGGCTTTCGGGCAGATATGGACGCGCTGCCCATCGTCGAAGAAACCGGCAAAGCCTGGGCATCGAAAACGCCCGGCGCCATGCACGCCTGCGGCCACGACGGCCACACCGCGATGCTTCTCGGCGCAGCGAAATACCTCACCGAGACCCGCAATTTTGCCGGCTCGATCGCTGTCATTTTTCAGCCGGCGGAAGAAGGCGGCGCCGGCGCGCTCGCCATGGTCGAAGATGGCCTGATGGACCGTTTCGGCATCAACGAAGTGTATGGCATGCACAATATGCCGGGCATTCCGCTGGGTGCCTTCGCCATCCGCAAGGGCGGCATCATGGCCGCACCTGATAAGTTTTCGATCACCGTCAAGGGCCGCGGCGGCCATGCTGCCCAGCCTCACCGGACCATCGATCCAATCACCATCGGCGCACAGATCGTCGGCAACCTGCAAATGATTGCCTCACGCAACGCCGACCCCATCCGCTCGGTTGTCGTCTCCGTCACCCGGTTTCACGCGGGCTCCAGCCATAACATCATTCCCAACGAGGCGGTGATTGCCGGCACGGTCCGCAGTCTTGACGAAACGGTGCGCGATCTGGCGCAGGAGCGCATCAAGCAGATGGCGGAAGGCATTGCGCTTGCCAATGGCGCGGAAGCGGACGTCCTCTATGAGCGCTATTGCCCGGTGACCTTCAACCATTCCGAAGAGACAGATCACGCCATCGCCGTCGCGCGGGACGTAGCCGGTGAGCGCAACGTCGATCCCGATGTCGATCCGTCCATGGCAGGCGAAGATTTTTCCTTCATGCTGAAAGAACGCCCCGGTTGCTTCATCTTCATCGGCAACGGCGACTCAGCAGGCCTCCACAATCCCGGCTATGATTTCAACGACGACGCGATCGCTTACGGCATCTCCTATTGGGTCAAACTTGCCGAGCAACGGCTTGCGGCCTGA